One window from the genome of Betaproteobacteria bacterium encodes:
- a CDS encoding adenylosuccinate synthase: MAKNVVVIGTQWGDEGKGKIVDWLTDHCAAVVRFQGGHNAGHTLVINGRKTIVRLIPSGIMHPGVKCFIGNGVVVSPEALTKEIAELEAVGIDVRGQLRISEACPLILPYHVALDAARERAKGEAKIGTTGRGIGPAYEDKVARRAIRVQDLYARERFAAKLGEVLDYHNFVLKNYFKADVVDFQKTLDETLALGEKIESLVADVSGEVNALIREGKSILFEGAQAALLDVDHGTYPFVTSSNCLAGQACAGAGVGPSQLHYVLGVAKAYATRVGGGPFPTELDDEVGEHLRVKGNEYGSVTGRPRRCGWFDAAALKRAVQLNGLTGLCITKLDVLDGLDTVRLAVGYKVRGQIRDILPVGAEALAICEPVYEDFPGWKESTVGVKTLDGLPANARNYLKRLESLAGAPVVLISTGPDREETIVLQHPFE, from the coding sequence ATGGCAAAGAACGTCGTGGTGATCGGCACGCAATGGGGAGACGAGGGCAAGGGCAAGATCGTCGATTGGCTCACGGATCATTGCGCGGCCGTGGTGCGCTTCCAGGGCGGACACAACGCCGGGCACACGCTGGTGATCAACGGCAGGAAGACGATCGTGCGGCTGATACCCTCCGGAATCATGCACCCGGGCGTGAAGTGCTTCATCGGCAACGGCGTGGTGGTCTCGCCTGAGGCGCTCACCAAGGAGATCGCGGAACTGGAAGCGGTAGGGATTGACGTGCGCGGACAGCTTCGCATTTCGGAGGCGTGCCCGCTGATCCTGCCGTACCACGTGGCGCTGGATGCGGCGAGGGAGCGCGCCAAGGGAGAGGCGAAGATCGGCACCACCGGGCGCGGCATCGGGCCGGCCTACGAGGACAAGGTGGCCAGGCGCGCCATCCGCGTGCAGGACCTGTATGCGCGCGAGCGCTTCGCCGCCAAGCTGGGCGAGGTGCTCGATTACCACAACTTCGTCCTGAAGAACTACTTCAAGGCCGACGTCGTCGATTTCCAGAAGACGCTGGACGAGACGCTGGCGCTGGGAGAAAAGATCGAGTCGCTGGTGGCCGACGTCTCGGGTGAGGTGAACGCGCTCATCCGCGAAGGCAAGAGCATCCTCTTCGAGGGCGCGCAGGCCGCGCTCCTGGACGTGGACCACGGCACCTATCCGTTCGTGACCTCGTCGAACTGCCTCGCGGGGCAGGCTTGCGCGGGCGCGGGCGTTGGCCCTTCGCAACTGCATTACGTCCTGGGCGTGGCCAAGGCTTATGCGACGCGTGTCGGGGGAGGGCCTTTCCCTACCGAGCTCGACGACGAGGTGGGCGAGCACCTGCGCGTGAAGGGGAACGAATACGGCTCCGTCACCGGGCGGCCTCGGCGCTGCGGCTGGTTCGACGCGGCGGCTCTCAAGCGCGCGGTGCAGTTGAACGGGCTCACGGGCCTGTGCATCACCAAGCTCGACGTGCTCGATGGCCTGGATACCGTGCGGCTCGCGGTGGGCTACAAGGTGCGCGGCCAGATACGCGACATCCTGCCCGTGGGCGCCGAGGCCTTGGCCATCTGCGAGCCGGTGTACGAGGATTTTCCGGGGTGGAAGGAGAGCACCGTTGGCGTGAAGACCCTCGATGGCCTTCCCGCCAACGCGCGCAATTACCTGAAGCGCCTGGAGTCGCTGGCCGGCGCGCCCGTGGTCCTCATCTCCACCGGCCCGGATCGCGAAGAGACCATCGTCCTCCAGCACCCTTTCGAATGA
- the hflX gene encoding GTPase HflX: protein MPRNPDPGVPARDRALLVCLNIGTRGAAPDRSEEATSLVSSAGATVCEVLAGRRDRPDAATFAGSGKVEEIKVACRLHDARIVVFDHELTAVQIRNLEKALSEGGPAVAVYDRTDLILNIFALRARSHEGKLQVELARLEHLSTRLVRGWTHLERQRGGLSKTGGPGEKQIELDRRQIGEKVKKLKERLKKVARTRDTQRAARTRSGMLRVSIVGYTNAGKSTLFNRLTRASAFVADKLFATLDPATRRLHLGEGVNAAISDTVGFVKDLPHGLVAAFRSTLEETVQADLLIHVVDASNPRHDEQADAVNAVLAEIGAADIPQIVVWNKIDRIPGLEPEVVRDPCGKILNIKASAVSGAGLEAIRAALADVARVSDPRALAPAA, encoded by the coding sequence ATTCCCCGGAATCCTGACCCCGGCGTTCCCGCGAGGGACCGCGCCCTTCTGGTGTGCCTGAACATCGGCACCCGCGGCGCGGCGCCCGATCGTTCGGAGGAAGCCACGAGCCTCGTGTCGAGCGCCGGCGCGACCGTTTGCGAAGTCCTTGCCGGACGCCGCGACCGCCCCGACGCCGCCACCTTCGCCGGCTCCGGCAAGGTCGAAGAGATCAAGGTCGCCTGCCGCCTGCACGACGCCCGCATCGTGGTCTTCGATCACGAGCTGACCGCGGTCCAGATCCGCAACCTCGAGAAAGCCCTGTCCGAGGGAGGGCCCGCCGTGGCGGTGTACGACCGGACCGATCTGATCCTCAACATCTTCGCCCTGCGCGCCCGCAGCCACGAAGGCAAGCTCCAGGTCGAGCTCGCCCGCCTCGAGCACCTGTCCACGCGCCTCGTTCGTGGCTGGACCCACCTCGAGCGCCAGCGCGGGGGCCTTTCCAAGACCGGCGGCCCGGGCGAGAAACAGATCGAGCTGGACCGCCGCCAGATCGGCGAGAAAGTGAAGAAGCTCAAGGAACGCCTGAAGAAGGTGGCCCGCACCCGCGACACGCAGCGTGCCGCGCGCACCCGTTCCGGCATGCTGCGCGTATCGATCGTGGGCTACACCAACGCAGGCAAGTCCACGCTCTTCAATCGCCTCACGCGCGCCAGCGCCTTCGTGGCCGACAAGCTTTTCGCGACCCTCGATCCCGCGACGCGCCGCCTGCACCTGGGTGAGGGCGTCAATGCCGCCATCTCCGATACCGTGGGCTTCGTGAAGGACCTTCCGCACGGCCTGGTAGCCGCCTTCCGCTCCACGCTCGAGGAGACGGTGCAGGCCGACCTCCTGATACACGTGGTGGACGCCTCCAATCCCCGCCACGACGAGCAGGCCGATGCCGTGAACGCGGTCCTGGCCGAAATCGGCGCGGCCGACATCCCGCAGATCGTGGTCTGGAACAAGATCGACCGGATCCCCGGTCTGGAACCGGAAGTGGTGCGCGATCCTTGTGGTAAGATATTGAATATCAAGGCGAGTGCCGTTTCCGGCGCCGGCCTCGAGGCCATCCGCGCCGCATTGGCGGACGTGGCCCGGGTGTCCGATCCGCGCGCGCTTGCCCCGGCCGCCTAG
- the der gene encoding ribosome biogenesis GTPase Der, which yields MKPTVVLVGRPNVGKSTLFNRLTRTRDAIVHDMPGLTRDRHYGRGRIGDKPYIVVDTGGFEPVAKEGILSEMARQAQEAISEADVVIFVVDGRAGLAPQDKRIAKLLRERGAPVWLAVNKTEGMQEDLAVAEFHEMGMGAPHAISAAHGEGVRQLIEDALARFPAQTEGEEVEPDHPRVAIVGRPNVGKSTLVNRVLGEERMIAFDQPGTTRDAIEVEATWQGRPYTIVDTAGLRRKGKVFEAVEKFSVVKTLQAIERANVVVLVLDVSQDISESDAHIAGYILEAGRALAVAVNKVDAVDADKRKDTQIDLERKLAFLDFAEFVPISALKGTGIKALFQSVDRAFAAAMAKLSTPKLTRALQAAIEKQAPPLAGKMRPKLRYAHQGGSNPPVVIIHGTSVSAIKDTYRRYLENTFVKVFKLKGTPLRVELRQGANPYEGKKRSSLTPRQEATNRRNKRRAKRIYA from the coding sequence ATGAAACCCACCGTCGTCCTCGTCGGCCGCCCCAACGTCGGCAAATCGACACTCTTCAACCGGCTCACGCGCACGCGCGATGCGATCGTGCACGACATGCCCGGGCTCACGCGCGACCGGCACTACGGCCGTGGACGCATCGGCGACAAGCCCTACATCGTGGTCGACACCGGCGGCTTCGAGCCGGTGGCCAAGGAAGGCATCCTGTCCGAGATGGCGCGCCAGGCGCAGGAGGCGATCTCGGAAGCCGACGTCGTCATCTTCGTGGTCGATGGCCGGGCGGGGCTCGCGCCGCAGGACAAGCGCATCGCCAAGCTCCTGCGCGAGCGCGGCGCGCCCGTGTGGCTGGCGGTCAACAAGACCGAGGGCATGCAGGAAGACCTCGCGGTCGCCGAATTCCACGAGATGGGGATGGGCGCGCCGCATGCGATCTCGGCGGCGCACGGGGAGGGCGTGCGCCAGCTCATCGAGGATGCGCTGGCCCGGTTCCCGGCGCAAACAGAAGGCGAGGAGGTCGAGCCCGACCATCCTCGCGTGGCCATCGTGGGGCGGCCGAACGTGGGCAAGTCCACGCTGGTGAACCGCGTGCTGGGCGAGGAACGCATGATCGCCTTCGACCAGCCGGGGACCACGCGCGATGCGATCGAAGTCGAGGCGACGTGGCAGGGCCGCCCGTACACCATCGTCGATACCGCCGGCCTGCGCCGCAAGGGCAAGGTCTTCGAGGCGGTGGAGAAGTTTTCCGTGGTCAAGACGCTGCAGGCCATCGAGCGGGCCAACGTCGTGGTCCTGGTGCTGGACGTCTCGCAGGACATCTCGGAGTCGGATGCGCACATCGCCGGCTACATCCTCGAGGCGGGGCGCGCGCTCGCGGTGGCGGTCAACAAGGTGGACGCCGTCGATGCCGACAAGCGCAAGGACACGCAGATCGACCTGGAGAGGAAACTCGCCTTCCTCGACTTCGCGGAGTTCGTGCCCATCTCCGCCCTGAAGGGTACCGGAATCAAGGCTCTTTTCCAGTCGGTGGACCGGGCTTTCGCCGCCGCGATGGCGAAGCTCTCCACCCCGAAGCTCACGCGCGCCCTGCAGGCCGCCATCGAGAAACAGGCCCCGCCGCTCGCCGGCAAGATGCGACCGAAGTTGCGCTACGCCCACCAGGGCGGCTCCAACCCCCCGGTGGTGATCATCCACGGCACCAGCGTGTCGGCCATCAAGGACACCTACCGCCGCTACCTCGAGAACACCTTCGTCAAGGTCTTCAAGCTCAAGGGCACCCCGCTGCGGGTCGAGCTTCGCCAGGGCGCCAACCCCTACGAGGGCAAGAAGCGCTCCAGCCTCACCCCGCGCCAGGAAGCCACCAACCGGCGCAACAAGCGCCGCGCCAAGCGCATCTACGCCTAG
- the rlmB gene encoding 23S rRNA (guanosine(2251)-2'-O)-methyltransferase RlmB — protein sequence MKTLAGFHAVKGRLKQKTDSVREIFVDAGRSDARMKELKVLADKLGVRVMTVDAKRLDGMAGGARHQGVVAMADDMHMPQFIEDVLETLDEPPFLLLLDGVQDPHNLGACLRVADGAGAHAVIAPKDRSCGLTTAAAKVASGAAETVPYIVVTNLARTMRDLKERGIWLVGTADDAPQTLWQAKLEGALGFVLGAEGEGLRRLTRDTCDHLVSIPMLGSVESLNVSVASGVCLYEARRRRAK from the coding sequence ATGAAGACATTGGCGGGATTCCATGCGGTCAAGGGGCGCCTGAAGCAGAAGACGGACTCGGTGCGCGAGATCTTCGTGGACGCGGGCCGCAGCGACGCGCGCATGAAGGAGCTCAAGGTCCTCGCCGACAAGCTGGGCGTGCGCGTCATGACGGTCGATGCCAAGCGCCTTGACGGCATGGCCGGCGGGGCGCGCCACCAGGGCGTGGTCGCGATGGCCGACGACATGCACATGCCGCAGTTCATCGAGGACGTCCTGGAGACGCTCGACGAGCCGCCGTTCCTGCTCCTCCTCGATGGGGTCCAGGACCCTCACAACCTCGGCGCGTGCCTGCGCGTGGCCGACGGCGCGGGCGCCCATGCCGTCATCGCTCCCAAGGACCGCAGTTGTGGCCTCACCACTGCCGCTGCCAAGGTCGCCTCGGGGGCCGCCGAGACCGTCCCCTACATCGTCGTCACCAACCTCGCCCGCACCATGCGTGATCTCAAGGAACGCGGCATCTGGCTGGTGGGCACGGCGGACGACGCGCCCCAGACCTTGTGGCAGGCCAAGCTCGAGGGTGCCCTGGGCTTTGTCCTGGGCGCGGAAGGGGAGGGCCTCAGGCGCCTGACGCGCGACACTTGCGATCACCTCGTCTCCATTCCGATGCTAGGGTCGGTGGAAAGCCTGAACGTTTCCGTGGCCAGCGGTGTCTGTCTCTACGAAGCCCGCCGTCGCCGCGCCAAGTAA
- a CDS encoding DUF2065 domain-containing protein, whose translation MTDVLLAAFALMLVIEGILPFVAPRLWRETFRKLIEMKDGQIRFAGLVSMTVGIVLLVLVS comes from the coding sequence GTGACGGACGTACTGCTCGCCGCGTTCGCGCTCATGCTCGTGATCGAAGGTATCCTCCCGTTCGTGGCGCCCAGGCTGTGGCGCGAGACCTTCCGGAAGCTCATCGAGATGAAGGACGGGCAGATCCGGTTTGCGGGGCTGGTCTCGATGACTGTCGGGATCGTCCTGCTGGTGCTCGTGTCATGA
- the hflC gene encoding protease modulator HflC, producing MKRSAAAVLIAVVVALLVLSMSVYTVDQRKAAIKFQLGEVISMQTEPGLYFMVPLLQNVRLYDTRIQTYDSRDAERFLTSENKNVLVDSFVKWRVIDVRQYYVSVRGDPTAAEARISQTVNDALRAEFARRTVHDVVSGEREKIMDTVAEKVDKDVKNIGVEVVDVRLKRVDLVPEISSDVYRRMESERKRVANELRSTGSAEGEKIKADADRQKQVIVAEAYRDAQRIKGEGDAQAARIYADAYGRNAEFYSFYRSLEAYRAALRNKGDVMLLEPSSDFFKYLKSPGRGK from the coding sequence ATGAAACGATCCGCCGCCGCAGTCCTCATCGCCGTCGTCGTGGCGCTGCTCGTCCTGTCGATGAGCGTGTACACGGTGGACCAGCGCAAGGCCGCCATCAAGTTCCAGCTGGGCGAAGTCATTTCCATGCAGACCGAGCCGGGCCTGTACTTCATGGTGCCCCTGCTGCAGAACGTGCGCCTGTACGACACGCGCATCCAGACCTACGACTCCCGGGATGCCGAGCGCTTCCTCACGTCCGAGAACAAGAACGTGCTGGTGGATTCGTTCGTGAAGTGGCGCGTGATCGACGTGCGCCAGTATTACGTGTCGGTGCGGGGCGATCCCACCGCGGCCGAGGCGCGCATCTCGCAGACGGTGAACGACGCGCTGCGCGCGGAATTCGCCCGGCGCACCGTGCACGACGTGGTCTCCGGCGAGCGCGAGAAGATCATGGACACCGTCGCGGAGAAGGTGGACAAGGACGTGAAGAACATCGGCGTCGAGGTGGTTGACGTGCGCCTGAAGCGCGTGGACCTCGTGCCCGAGATCTCCTCCGACGTCTATCGCCGCATGGAATCGGAACGAAAGCGCGTGGCCAACGAGCTTCGCTCCACCGGCTCCGCCGAGGGCGAGAAGATCAAGGCCGACGCCGACCGCCAGAAGCAGGTGATCGTGGCCGAAGCCTACCGCGACGCCCAGCGCATCAAGGGCGAAGGCGACGCGCAGGCCGCGCGCATCTATGCGGATGCGTACGGAAGGAACGCCGAGTTCTACAGCTTCTACCGCAGCCTCGAGGCCTACCGCGCGGCGCTGCGCAACAAGGGCGACGTGATGCTGCTCGAGCCCTCCTCGGACTTCTTCAAGTACCTGAAGAGCCCGGGCCGCGGGAAGTAG
- the hflK gene encoding FtsH protease activity modulator HflK: MPPNDPQWGKRPDDGPPDLDEILKKLNQKLSGLFGRRSSGPSGPTPPSAGPSAAFFGGSIAFIVILVIAVWLASGFYIVEEGSRGVVLRLGKYIETTMSGPRWHIPFPFESVEVVNVSQVRTVEVGYRGNAKNKQPAEALMLTDDENIVDVQFAIQYTLKSPEDYLFNNRNPQDNVLQAAETSIREIVGKSKMDFVLNQGRSEIASRVKQTMQHILDRYKTGMNITTVNLQNVQPPEQVQSSFDDAVRAQQDRERFKNEGQAYANNVVPNARGVAARLTEEAAGYKATAIATSQGDASRFRQILAEYEKAPQVTRERLYLESMQQILSNTTKIIVDQKGGQNLLYLPLDKLMQMTSQQGATVSAQGADVPLPRMAPVPTEPAAAPAAAVDARARDALRSRER, translated from the coding sequence ATGCCTCCCAACGATCCCCAGTGGGGAAAGCGCCCTGACGATGGCCCGCCGGATCTCGACGAGATCCTGAAGAAGCTGAACCAGAAGCTCTCCGGGCTCTTCGGCCGCCGCTCCTCCGGCCCCAGCGGGCCGACGCCGCCTTCCGCCGGCCCCAGCGCCGCCTTCTTCGGCGGCTCCATCGCATTCATCGTGATCCTGGTCATCGCCGTGTGGCTCGCGAGCGGCTTCTACATCGTGGAGGAAGGCAGCCGCGGCGTGGTGCTGCGCCTGGGCAAGTACATCGAGACCACGATGTCCGGCCCGCGCTGGCACATCCCGTTCCCGTTCGAGTCGGTGGAAGTGGTGAACGTCTCCCAGGTGCGCACGGTGGAAGTGGGCTACCGCGGGAACGCGAAGAACAAGCAGCCGGCCGAAGCGCTGATGCTCACCGATGACGAGAACATCGTCGATGTGCAGTTCGCCATCCAGTACACGCTGAAGAGCCCCGAGGACTACCTCTTCAACAACCGCAATCCCCAGGACAACGTGCTGCAGGCCGCCGAGACCTCCATCCGCGAGATCGTGGGCAAGAGCAAGATGGATTTCGTGCTGAACCAGGGCCGCAGCGAGATCGCCTCGCGCGTGAAGCAGACGATGCAGCACATCCTCGACCGCTACAAGACCGGGATGAACATCACCACTGTCAACCTGCAGAACGTGCAGCCGCCCGAGCAGGTTCAGTCCTCGTTCGACGACGCGGTGCGCGCCCAGCAGGACCGGGAGCGCTTCAAGAACGAGGGCCAGGCCTACGCCAACAACGTGGTGCCCAACGCCCGCGGCGTGGCCGCGCGCCTGACCGAGGAGGCCGCCGGCTACAAGGCGACGGCGATCGCCACCTCGCAGGGCGATGCATCCCGCTTCCGGCAGATACTCGCGGAATACGAGAAGGCCCCGCAGGTCACGCGCGAGCGCCTGTACCTGGAGTCGATGCAGCAGATCCTCTCCAACACCACCAAGATCATCGTGGACCAGAAGGGCGGGCAGAATCTTCTCTACCTGCCGCTCGACAAGCTGATGCAGATGACTTCGCAGCAGGGCGCCACCGTCTCCGCGCAGGGGGCCGACGTGCCCCTGCCGCGCATGGCGCCCGTGCCGACCGAACCCGCCGCCGCACCCGCAGCGGCCGTGGATGCCCGCGCGCGCGACGCGCTGCGCTCCCGTGAACGATAA
- the hfq gene encoding RNA chaperone Hfq, whose amino-acid sequence MSNKGQLLQDPFLNILRKEHVPVSIYLVNGIKLQGQIESFDQYVVLLKNTVTQMVYKHAISTVVPARPVSVPSEHPSENSPES is encoded by the coding sequence ATGAGCAACAAAGGTCAACTTCTTCAGGATCCTTTCCTGAACATCCTGCGCAAGGAGCATGTGCCGGTCTCGATCTACCTCGTGAACGGCATCAAGCTGCAGGGCCAGATCGAATCGTTCGACCAATATGTCGTGCTCCTCAAGAACACCGTGACGCAGATGGTCTACAAGCACGCCATTTCCACGGTGGTGCCGGCCCGCCCGGTGTCGGTCCCGTCCGAACACCCGTCTGAAAATTCCCCGGAATCCTGA
- a CDS encoding ATP phosphoribosyltransferase regulatory subunit, translating to MRRWLLPEHIEDILPAESRTVERLRRATLDLFATHGYELVQPPLLEYTESLLSGTGRDLDLATFRLVDRLSGRQLGVRADHTPQVARIDAHLLNREGVTRLAYCGSVLHTLPAGLTTTREPIQIGAELFGHAGLEADVEVLKLMSRALTGAGLEKLHLDIGHPSIYRALAEGANLGAEDAEALFHAVQQKDAPAVLCVAALGRERAQAIATLTRLSGDVAVLDEARKSLPRNAAISQALDELARLAREAAGPGLEVSVDLAELGGFNYESGVVFAAFAPASPDALARGGRYDQVGRSFGRARPATGFTMDLRRIAFLIGSTPRPAAILAPCVADRALDEEVARLRAAGETVIADLPGHAGARAELGCDRTLESKGGRWTVVPLKGN from the coding sequence ATGAGACGCTGGCTCCTTCCCGAGCACATCGAGGACATCCTGCCCGCCGAGTCGCGCACGGTGGAACGGCTGCGCCGCGCGACGCTGGACCTCTTCGCCACGCACGGCTACGAACTGGTGCAGCCGCCGCTGCTCGAATACACGGAGTCGCTGCTTTCCGGCACGGGGCGCGACCTGGACCTCGCCACCTTCCGGCTCGTGGACCGCCTCTCGGGGCGGCAACTGGGCGTGCGGGCCGACCACACGCCGCAGGTGGCGAGAATCGACGCGCACCTGCTCAACCGCGAGGGCGTCACGCGCCTCGCCTATTGCGGAAGCGTTCTGCACACGTTGCCCGCGGGACTCACCACGACGCGCGAGCCGATCCAGATCGGCGCCGAGCTCTTCGGGCACGCGGGGCTGGAGGCGGATGTCGAGGTGCTCAAGCTGATGTCGCGCGCGCTCACCGGCGCGGGCCTGGAGAAGCTGCACCTGGATATCGGGCACCCGAGCATCTACCGCGCGTTGGCCGAGGGCGCGAACCTCGGCGCCGAGGATGCCGAGGCGCTCTTCCACGCCGTGCAGCAGAAGGATGCGCCGGCGGTGCTCTGTGTCGCCGCGCTGGGCAGGGAGCGCGCGCAGGCCATCGCGACGCTCACCCGATTGAGCGGCGACGTGGCCGTGCTGGACGAGGCGCGCAAGTCGCTGCCGAGGAATGCCGCCATTTCGCAGGCGCTGGACGAACTCGCGCGCCTGGCGCGGGAGGCGGCCGGCCCCGGCCTCGAAGTCAGCGTCGATCTGGCGGAGCTGGGCGGCTTCAACTACGAAAGCGGCGTGGTGTTCGCGGCCTTCGCGCCCGCCTCGCCCGATGCGCTGGCCCGGGGCGGGCGTTACGACCAGGTGGGGCGGTCCTTCGGGCGCGCGCGGCCGGCCACCGGTTTCACGATGGATCTTCGCCGTATCGCCTTCCTCATCGGCTCCACGCCGCGTCCGGCCGCCATCCTCGCGCCGTGCGTGGCGGATCGTGCGCTGGACGAGGAAGTGGCGCGGCTGCGCGCGGCAGGCGAAACGGTGATCGCGGATCTTCCCGGGCACGCCGGCGCGCGCGCCGAGCTGGGCTGCGACCGCACCCTGGAATCGAAGGGGGGCCGCTGGACGGTCGTCCCGCTGAAAGGCAACTGA
- the rnr gene encoding ribonuclease R — MILEVLDREGVPLAEDRIASLLGIEAHENESFGRRIAAMEREGQVMRNRRGAILVADKAGLIKGRVQGHPDGFGFLKPEDASEDLFLGPKQMHKALHGDIVLARVTGLDRRGRREGSIVDVLERANARIVGRLFVEQGVMFIMAEDKRIAQDFLVPPDGAKGAKHGQVVVAEIIQQPTPNAEPIARVVEILGNYADPGMEIEIALRKHDLPTEFSAESEKQAAKYGSKVLAKDLKGRKDLRDLPFVTIDGETARDFDDAVCCKPLEKGKGYRLWVAIADVSHYVRPGDALDRESQDRGNSVYFPRRVIPMLPEGLSNELCSLKPEVDRLTMVCEMEVTVGGVVRTYAFYPAVIHSNARLTYTRVAAVLEGRQAEPPIDRTLFPSLENLYAVFKMLLGARAKRGAIDFDSVETQMIFDDNGKIERIVRVERNDAHRLIEECMLAANVCASDYLLANNQPSLYRIHEGPTPEKLEALRSMLKDFGLTLSGGDDPHAKDYAQLLTRIKDKPFAGLLQTVMLRSLRQAVYSPDNVGHFGLAYEGYTHFTSPIRRYPDLLVHRAIKAVLQGTTYDAGNWAALGAHCSETERRADDATRDVENWLKCFFMQDHVGDEFGGVVSGVTGFGLFVTLDELFIDGLVHISDLGNDYYQHDQQRHLLRGERTGIRYQLGARVKVRVVRVDIESAKIDFVLVDAAEKSAAAEGEMPHTVPVAVARKPRDQQKKETKIDTRLSDGRKPKRK, encoded by the coding sequence ATGATCCTCGAGGTGCTGGATCGCGAGGGCGTTCCCCTCGCTGAAGACCGCATCGCCTCCCTGCTGGGCATCGAAGCCCACGAGAACGAGTCGTTTGGTCGCCGAATCGCCGCGATGGAGCGCGAAGGCCAGGTGATGCGCAACCGCCGCGGCGCCATCCTCGTCGCGGACAAGGCCGGCCTCATCAAGGGCCGCGTGCAGGGCCACCCGGACGGCTTCGGGTTCCTGAAGCCCGAGGACGCCAGCGAGGACCTGTTCCTCGGCCCCAAGCAGATGCACAAGGCGCTGCACGGCGACATCGTGCTCGCCCGTGTCACGGGCCTGGATCGCCGCGGCCGCCGCGAAGGCTCCATCGTCGATGTGCTCGAGCGCGCCAACGCCAGGATCGTCGGCCGCCTCTTCGTCGAGCAGGGCGTCATGTTCATCATGGCCGAGGACAAGCGCATCGCGCAGGATTTCCTCGTGCCTCCCGACGGCGCCAAGGGCGCCAAGCACGGCCAGGTGGTGGTCGCCGAGATCATCCAGCAGCCCACGCCCAACGCCGAGCCCATCGCGCGCGTGGTCGAGATCCTCGGCAATTACGCCGACCCGGGGATGGAGATCGAGATCGCGCTGCGAAAGCACGACCTGCCGACCGAGTTCTCCGCCGAATCCGAGAAGCAGGCGGCGAAGTACGGCTCCAAGGTGCTCGCCAAGGACCTCAAGGGCCGCAAGGACCTGCGCGACCTGCCGTTCGTGACCATCGACGGGGAGACGGCGAGGGACTTCGACGATGCGGTGTGCTGCAAGCCGCTGGAAAAGGGCAAGGGCTACCGCCTCTGGGTCGCCATCGCCGACGTGAGCCACTACGTTCGCCCCGGCGACGCGCTGGACCGCGAGTCGCAGGACCGCGGCAATTCCGTGTACTTCCCGCGCCGCGTGATCCCGATGCTGCCCGAGGGCCTGTCGAACGAGCTGTGCTCGCTCAAGCCCGAGGTCGACCGTCTCACGATGGTCTGCGAGATGGAAGTGACCGTGGGCGGCGTGGTGCGCACCTACGCGTTCTACCCGGCCGTCATCCACTCGAACGCGCGCCTGACCTACACGCGAGTGGCCGCCGTGCTCGAGGGCAGGCAGGCCGAACCGCCCATCGACAGGACGCTCTTTCCTTCGCTCGAGAACCTGTACGCCGTCTTCAAGATGCTGCTGGGCGCGCGGGCCAAGAGAGGCGCCATCGACTTCGATTCCGTCGAGACGCAGATGATCTTCGACGACAACGGCAAGATCGAGCGCATCGTGCGCGTTGAGCGCAACGATGCCCACCGTCTGATCGAGGAATGCATGCTGGCGGCGAACGTGTGCGCCTCCGACTACCTGCTGGCGAACAACCAGCCCTCGCTCTACCGCATCCACGAGGGTCCCACGCCGGAGAAGCTGGAGGCTCTTCGCTCAATGCTCAAGGACTTCGGCCTCACCTTGAGCGGCGGGGACGATCCGCATGCGAAGGATTACGCGCAGCTCCTCACCCGCATCAAGGACAAGCCGTTCGCGGGGCTTCTGCAGACGGTGATGCTGCGCTCGCTGAGGCAAGCGGTGTACAGCCCGGACAACGTCGGCCACTTCGGCCTGGCGTACGAGGGCTACACGCACTTCACCTCGCCTATCCGACGCTATCCGGATCTCCTCGTGCACCGCGCCATCAAGGCCGTGCTGCAGGGCACGACCTACGACGCCGGCAACTGGGCCGCGCTGGGCGCGCACTGCTCCGAAACCGAGCGCCGCGCCGATGACGCAACCCGCGACGTGGAGAACTGGCTCAAGTGCTTCTTCATGCAGGATCACGTGGGCGACGAATTCGGGGGCGTGGTGAGCGGCGTCACGGGCTTCGGCCTCTTCGTCACGCTCGACGAGCTCTTCATCGACGGGCTGGTGCACATCTCGGACCTGGGCAACGACTACTACCAGCACGACCAGCAGCGGCACCTGCTGCGGGGGGAACGCACGGGCATCCGCTACCAGCTCGGCGCGCGCGTGAAGGTGCGCGTGGTGCGGGTGGACATCGAATCGGCCAAGATCGACTTCGTGCTGGTGGATGCGGCTGAAAAGTCGGCTGCCGCCGAGGGCGAGATGCCCCACACGGTGCCGGTCGCGGTCGCCAGGAAGCCGCGCGACCAGCAGAAGAAGGAGACCAAGATCGATACCCGCCTCTCCGACGGCCGCAAGCCAAAACGAAAATGA